A part of Pseudomonas sp. HR96 genomic DNA contains:
- a CDS encoding ABC transporter permease, whose product MSNTPFMSPVERLWYYSLRILCGLVLLFLILPVLVIVPLSFNAGSFLVYPLQGFSLHWYQDFFASDEWMRALRNSIIVAPAATALAMVFGTLASIGLTRGNFPGKSLVMALVISPMVVPVVIVGVASYLFFAPLGLGNSFASLILVHAVLGVPFVIITVSATLQGFNHNLVRAAASLGASPLKAFLRVTLPLIAPGVISGALFAFATSFDEVVVTLFLAGPEQATLPRQMFSGIRENLSPTIAAAATLLIAFSVVLLLTLEWLRGRGEKLRTAA is encoded by the coding sequence ATGTCCAATACCCCATTCATGTCGCCGGTCGAGCGGCTCTGGTACTACAGCCTGCGCATCCTGTGCGGCCTGGTGCTGCTGTTCCTGATCCTGCCGGTGCTGGTGATCGTGCCGTTGTCGTTCAACGCCGGCAGCTTCCTGGTGTACCCGTTGCAGGGCTTTTCGCTGCACTGGTACCAGGACTTCTTCGCCTCGGACGAATGGATGCGCGCGCTGCGCAACAGCATCATCGTCGCGCCGGCCGCCACCGCGCTGGCCATGGTCTTCGGCACCCTGGCCTCGATCGGCCTGACCCGCGGCAACTTCCCCGGCAAGAGCCTGGTCATGGCCCTGGTGATTTCGCCGATGGTGGTGCCGGTGGTCATCGTCGGTGTGGCCAGCTACCTGTTCTTCGCGCCGCTGGGGCTGGGCAACAGCTTTGCCTCGTTGATCCTGGTACACGCGGTGCTCGGCGTACCGTTCGTCATCATCACCGTGTCGGCGACCTTGCAGGGCTTCAACCACAACCTGGTGCGCGCCGCTGCCAGCCTCGGCGCATCGCCACTGAAGGCATTCCTGCGGGTGACCCTGCCGCTGATCGCGCCCGGGGTGATCAGCGGGGCGCTGTTCGCCTTCGCCACCTCCTTCGACGAGGTGGTGGTAACGCTGTTTCTCGCCGGTCCCGAGCAGGCGACCCTGCCACGGCAGATGTTCAGCGGTATTCGCGAGAACCTCAGCCCGACCATCGCGGCCGCGGCGACCTTGCTGATCGCCTTCTCGGTGGTGCTGTTGCTGACCCTGGAGTGGCTGCGCGGGCGCGGCGAGAAGCTGCGCACGGCGGCCTGA